DNA sequence from the Methanolobus sp. ZRKC5 genome:
ATGTTGCAGCCAGAATAATGGAACTTGCAAAATCAAAGGCAGCTCCTGTAATAGACAGTAACCTTGAGGTAGTAGGCATAATTACAGACAGGGACATCATAAATGCCAGTGTAATTGAAGATTCTGTGGAAATGTCTGATATGTCCAATGGTTCAGATGATGATGAATGGACATGGGAATCCATGAGAGATACCATGAGTATTTATTACAGTGTTTCAAGAGTAAAGGTTCCTAACATACCTGTAAAGGACATAATGGTCGCAGATCTTGTAAAAGCCGCCTATATATCAGGTGTGAGCGAATGCGCATTGAAGATGAAGAGGAGCAAAATAGACCAGATACCAATTGTCAATGCTAACCAAAAATTCCTTGGACTTCTACGTGATCGTAATATCATACAGGCTATTGCAAATTTGAATTAAAATACAATTTTTTCGGGTATTGATTACCCACAATTCTTTTTTATTTAAGTGGTTCTTATGGAACGTCCATTCATATTCATAAATTCAGCAATGTCTGCTGACGGTAAGATTTCTACAAAGGAAAGAAAACAGGTTAAAATATCCGGTAATATTGATTTTAACCGCATGGACCAACTACGCGCAGGGTCTGATGCCATCATGGTAGGTATTGGAACGGTACTTGCAGATGATCCAAGCCTGACTGTAAAATCTCCCGAACTTCAGGATAAAAGGATAAAAGCAGGCCTTGATGAGAATCCTGTGAGAATTATTGTAGATAGCAATGCCAGAACACCCATTGATGCGGATATTTTCACAAAGGGAAAAGGAAAGCGAATCATAATAGTTTCGGAATCAGCCTCTCTTAAAAAAATAGCTGAACTTAAAGAAAAAGCCGATATAATTGTAGCCGGAAAGAAGAAAGTACATCTTCCTGAAGCCATGCAAAAACTTAGGGAGCAAGGTATCAAACAGTTAATGGTAGAAGGTGGTGCAACACTTAACTGGGGAATGATTTCCAGTGGCCTTGTTGACGAGATATATACCTTCGTAGGAAACTTGATAATCGGAGGGAAAAACTCTCCTACTTTTGTTGACGGAGTGGGATTCCCGGAAAAAGAGCTTTTGAAACTTGAGCTAATGGATGCTGAAAAAATAGAAGACGGAATCTTGCTTAAGTGGAAAGTTCTTCAAAAATAACAAATCAATTAAATTTTTGACACATGGTTTTGTATGCATGTCCCAACATAATACACAAACACAAAACAATATCGTTTTATATTAGACGAACAAATGAGATACCATGAATAAAATAATCCTGCCTGCAGTAGCGATCATCGCAGTACTTTTTATCGTTGTAGGACTCGTAGGAGACAATAAAGCTGCAGAAGATAGTGCAATTATTACTGTAACCAATATCCAACAATTGAACGATGCACTCGCTGAAGGCCCGGTTCTGGTAGAAATTGGTTCGGACATCTGCCCCGCATGTATTGCATTGAAACCCATTATTGCAGACATCGCAAATGACTATGAAGGCACAGCTACCGTTATGTATATAAATACAAAAGAAACCGGAGCTATTGCAGCTAGTTTCAATATATACTCCATTCCTGACTCGTTTGTCATCGCTGAAAGAAGTGATAACGGTTACATCTACATGGGAGTAAACGGACAGACAACTACAGATAGAAATAGAGCAAGATTTATAGGCCTGACCACCAAGAAAACACTAAAAAGTGTACTTGATGCAGCAATCGAATACAGGCAGTAACTATCAGGTACAACAAAATGCTGGAAGCTACTTCACTCACACCTATCGCCGCTTTTTTTGCAGGAATCGTGAGTGTGCTCTCACCATGTGTGCTTCCATTACTTCCGATCGTTCTCGCTTACTCTACAGGAGAAAGCAAGCTTAGGCCCCTTGCAATCATCGCAGGGCTTACAATATCATTCACGACCATGGGCATTGCTGCTTCTGCCTTTGGAGAATACTTATTGCCCCATCTCAATGAGCTCAGAATACTGGCCGAACTCATAATAATCTTCATGGGACTTTCAATGCTAATGGAAAAGGACACGCTCGCGTTCCTTTCACAATACACCGGAAAGATCCACGCTGAAGGAAAAGGACTGTTTGGCGGGCTTGCAATAGGTATTTCTCTTGGAATTGTATGGATCCCATGTGTAGGACCGATCCTTGCTTCCATACTCACATTAGTCGCGCTTGAAAGTGATGTATTATACGGCATTACCCTTCTTTTCACATATTCCATGGGCTTTGCTGTCCCAATGACCATCATTGCTTATTCAGCAAAACTGTCCGGTAACATGCTTGGCAAACTATCAGAATATGACATTGAACTTAAAAAAGTGGCAGGAATAATACTAATAGTTGTTGGACTATGGATGGTCTACACTAACCACATTGTTGGCTACGTATGATGCAGTAAATACAACTAATAATTTCATAAGGATTAAATATCAACCAACTATTGTTTTTATTAAAGTCAATTAAGATGAATTGACATAAAGAATTTGTTGGTGGTACTGTGAAATTTAGAAAAGTGATATTAACTGGAATTATTGTTATAATTTATACTTGTATGATAACTACATCGTTGGCTGCCATCCCGGATACGACAGGAGATTTTTACTCCCCTGACATAAGTTCACTGGATGTTTTAAATAATGGAAACAATCTCAATATAATCATAACATGTACAGAGGATATTGCAGATTATAGTTTTTATGGAGCTGTTTTCATTGACACAGACCAGAACATTCTGACAGGGTACGCTGAAAATGGTGCTGATTATGTATATCAGTTCAGTTATATGAGCATAATCTACTCTGACCCCATGATAACCACGACACTTAATGATGACATGGTAGACTCAGGCACACTTCAGGCACAGAGCAATACTATATACATCACACTGCCCTTCTGGATGCTTGGCAATGATGACGGAAATGCCGATGTTTTTGTTGCAGTCCATGACCAGATGGTAAAAGCTCTTGATTTTGACAGGGCACCTGATTATGGAGTAATTGACACCAGCACAGGTGGTGTCAAAATACAGCAAACTGCTTCAAGCAATGCACGCATCTTTGACAGAGTTGGAGACGGCGGTGCTGCAGATATAGAAAATATTGATGCAACCGTCGGAAATGGGATGTTGAACCTTGTAATAACCTATGCCAATAATGTTGAGCCAAGCTCCTTTTCATATGGAGATGATATCACCGGCTGGGTGAACATTGATATTGACCAACAGCTTGCCACAGGTTTCACAAATACGGAACAGGCACCACCGACATTTGGAGTGGATTACAGAATAGAGTACGCAGCAGGAAGCCTGACAGGTACAGACGCAGCCATCAAAATGATAAATACAGATTCTGAATTGGCGAAACTGGGATATTCAGATACAACGACGAGGTCTCTTGGAGTCCCCTATAATGATGGTACTTTCAAAGTATCAGGAAATACGGTTTACCTTGGAATACCACTTACGTTACTTGGTAATGATGACGGAAATATGTACATCACCGTTGATTCCTTCACATTACAGGATTCCCTTGGAGGAGACATTGACAGCTTACCTGACAACGGTAATGGAGCCATTGATACTTCGGACGGATCCATTAAAGCATTGCTCAGTTATGGAAATGACAGGATGACATTCACAGACTCTGAATCTGATTCCACAGGGTTCGGGCATGACGGAGATGAGATCGTTTCCATAGAAACAGGATTCGATGAAAATAACATGCTGATAACTGTCACTTATAGCAGTCTGAACCTAGATGATGGTGCGATCACAAACATTTTCTTTGACATGGATCAGGATAACACAGAAGACTATTCATTGATCTATAGTCTGCAAAATGGAAAGCTGTCTGCCAGTATGATTGGAACGTTTGCCGGAAAATTCGAAGTAAAGGAAGTAACCCACCTGATCACCATGCAAGGAAACAAAATGTACCTGAGTATTCCATCAGTATTTCTGGGTAACGATGATGGGAATATGAACTTACATGCTGAAACAGCCCTCGTCAACTACGGAGCTAAGATTAGGAATTTTGAAACCGGAATAGTACAATTGAATCCGGATGAGGATGCCCGTACACTTTATGACAGAGCCCCGGATACAGGTTCATACACCATTGGAAGAAGCAAGGATTTCCAGGCTGCTGCAGAAAATGCAAATGTTCCACAGGCAGCACAGGAAGAAGAATCACCAGGATTTTCAGGACTCATAGCTTTTATTGCCCTGATAACCTGTTTGTATATCGCAGTCGGGAAAAAGAAACTGTAATATTAATATAAAGCAGAAATGTAAGAAAAGTAGGAATTCAAAATTAGAAAAGGTGAATGTGTTCAGTCAATGACACATTCATCATCATTTGCTATTGCTACAAGTTCATTGACACATGCAACTGCCATTGGAGTTCCGCCACGTGTTCCAACACATGTGATGGAAGGTACCGCTGCACCTCTGACAACTTCTTTTGACTCTGCTGCATTGACGAATCCTACAGGAGTACCAACAACAATTGCCGGTTTGATGCCATGCTCGATCATCCTGCAAACTGCAAAAGCAGCTGATGGTGCATTACCAATAGCCACAATTGAACCTTCCAGTATGTCTTTGCATTTCAGGAAACCTGCTGCGGTTCTTGTAATTCCATGCTTGCGTGCAAGTTCTGCATCCTCATCCTTGTCGAGTACACATATAATCTCACAGTTATGACCTCTCTTGGTGATACCTGCCTTGACCATATTGATATCAACAAGAATAGGAGCACCTTTTTTTATAGCTTCCACGCCTGCTTTGATAGGATCATTTACAAAACGCATGAGGTCTGCAACCGCAGGGTCACCTGTTGAGGTAACACATCTCTGTCTTACCTTATCCTCAATGGTATCATCGCCAACGAGTTTTTTAGCAATATTACGACTGGTCATGTAAATTGCCTTTGCCTCATCGGTTTGTGACCCAAGGTCGGTACAGATACCAACAAGCTCAGGATCGATCTCGGTGGTCATCTCCACAAGTTCTTCGATACTTGTGTCTGTCTTTTTGGATTCAGTAGTCATATTTCCTATGATACCCCCTTGGTGTAATTATCCTCTTGCCATATTCGGACTCCCATATGCGGGAATCATTGGTAGTGATAAGAATGGTAGTGCTCATGTCCACCCAGTCATTGTGCTCCATGACCTCGCCAAGGGTGGTGACTATGTAGTCCTGATCCTTGTCCCTCAGGGCATTCTTCACAAGACCAACAGGGACTGAATCATCCTTGTGACGCCTGATAATCTCGATAGCCTTTGAGAAATTGGATTTGCGCTGACGGCTCTTGGGGTTGTACAGTGACATAACAAAGTCTGCAGATGCTGCTGCATCAAGTCTTTTCTCAATTACTCCCCATGGAGTCAGAAGATCACTGAGACTTACGGTACACATGTCATTAACGATAGGTGCACCAAGCACACTTGCTGCTGCCGTAATAGCTGTGACACCTGGGAGTACCTCTATCTCAACATTCAGACCTGCATGTTCTGCCACTTCAAGGACAAGACCTGCCATGCCGTAAATGTTTGCATCTCCACCGCTTATCATGGAAACAACGTTCTCCTGTGCAAGTTCCACTGCCTTGCGTGAACGGTCAACTTCCTTACCCATGGCACTGCGAACGATCTCCTGTTTGTCCAGCAGACTTGCCATCTGGTCGAGATAGGTACCGTTTCCGACGATGTAATCTGAAGTAAGGATAACATCTCTTGCCTTAACGGTTAGCTGTTCGACTGAACCCGGACCTATACCAATAATGTAAAGCTTTCCTTTTGCTTCACTCTGCGATTGCGATTGTGACCCTACCATATACTTTCTTCCTTAGTATCAATTCTTTTTTATCCGACAACGCCAGTGCAGCAGGCTCTGCCACACCTCTAAGCCCGAAGCGTTTTGCCTGCGAAGCTGACGGCGCATCATAAGTATTCAATTCATCGTGATCAATGAAAGTAATTCCAATTCCAAGAATTTCTGCTGCCTCATGGAGACCCGCTTCGTTCTCTTTTAATTTAGCAGATGCCAGAGCATGCACGTCATCGATACTTCTACCTGCTTCAGCAAGTGCATTATTGATAGCATCGATTGCTTCCTGGCTGTTGATGCCCCTTCGGGCTCCGATACCTATGATCATGCGTTTTCTGCCTTTTCTTTTTTCAGGACCGAAACATCGTCCCCGACAATGACTATTTTAGGACCCTTTATTTCAAGGACCTCAACATCCTCATCAAGCAAAGCACAGTTCACCTGCACAGTGGAAGGTTTGTTGACAATGTCACAACCAAGGGATTTGGCAATGCCCTCAACAGAATTTCTATGATGGACTTCCGTGGCTGTTGTGACAACCGGAACAGGACCAATTTCAGCTATCTTCCTGACGATCTCATTGCCTCCATGATGACCACCAAGCAGGGGAATTGCGAAATTCATATTCGAATCCACTACAATAACTGCAGGATCTTTCCATTTATCTTCAATAAGTGGCGCAATCTCACGCACAACAATGCCCGTGGCGAATACTGCCACGATGGCATCATACTGCTCGAAGGCCTTTTTGAAGACGCTTTTATCGTACATCAGGACATCAGCGTTCAGATGTCCTGCCAGACGCTCTGCAACCTCAAGATTTCTCTCAAAGGTTATGATAGCGGTTCTTGTGCCACTCCGTATAAGTAAGACCTCCCGTAATTTCCATAGTCCACAGGATCAACAACTCCACCAATAAGGATCATCGCAGAGCGTATAATGCCTGCTTCCTTGACCTTTCCGGCGATATCTGCCACAGTGCCTTTTATGATCTTCTGGTCTGGCCATGATGCATGGAAAACCACTGCAACCGGGGTGTCAGGTGCATATTCCACCTTTTCCATGATCTGCTCGATCTTCTGGGTTCCCAGGAAAACAGCCATGGTTGCGTTGTGCCTTGAGAGTTCCTTTATCTGATCCTTTTCAAGGGTCTTGCCAGCAGGGCGTGTAATAATAAGGGTTTCTGAAACTTCATTTAAGGTAAGTTGTGTCTGCAATGCAGCTGCAGTTGCAAATACTGAAGAAACACCAGGTATGATCTCAACCACTACATCGAATTTCTTAAGTTCCTCGATCTGCTCAACGATGGAACCATAGAGTGAAGGATCACCGCTGTGTAGCCTTACAACTTTCTTGCCTGCTTCAAGATTATCAACAATAAGCTTGTTAGTTTCATCAAGGGTAAGTCCGTAACTGTCGATCTTTTCCCCTTTTGAGTAATTGAGCACTTCAGGGTTCACAAGGGAACCTGCATATATTACAAGGTCCGCTCCTTCAAGAAGCTCTTTGCCCATTACGGTTATATATTTCGCATTTCCCGGGCCTGACCCTACAAAATAGACTTTCTTGTTTGTCATCTGGATTCTCCTTGTGACTATTCTTTCTCTGCGAAGATTATACTGAAATAGTTGCCCTTTTCAGGAATCTTCTCTCTTTCTGTAATAATGACTTCCTTATCACTGAAAAGGCGTTCACAGAAAGTGAATTTGTTAAAACCTTCCTTTTCAAATGTATCGATTATTTCAAGCGGCTTACTTGCCTTCAACCTGATCTTGTATTTACTGTCTGAACCATCACTGACCTCAAAGGATGAATCCACTTCTGCACCTGTCTGCGCAGCAAAGGAAGTGATCGAGCTGATACCTGGAATAGTTGCTGTTTCCACATCAGGATAGAATTTTTTCATAACACGTTTTAAGTGAGTGAATGTTGAGAAAAAGTTAGGATCACCGATGAGACCAAAAACAACAAGATTGTCCTTTGATTCTTCAGCAAGCATGTCAGCATTCTTTTTCCAGATGGCATTTAGCACATCATAATCTGTCAACATGGGGAATTCAAGAATCTCTGATTCTGCATAAGGAGCTACCAGATTCGCAGCCATGGGACCGGGAACGTATACCTTATATGCATTTTTCAGGCTTTCAACAGCTTTCAATGTAAGAAGCTCCGGATCTCCCGGACCAAGTCCAACTCCAATAAGCATTTTTTATCACCATCAAGATTTAAGATTAATTCTTACCTGATCTGCCGACAACAACATATACCGGGTTTTCAGGTTTGAACATGGTTTCACCGGTAATCGGTGCACCACGCGAAACAATTAAATGCAGTACCTCATCGAATAAGTCAAGTTCTTTCAT
Encoded proteins:
- a CDS encoding cobalt-factor II C(20)-methyltransferase, which encodes MLIGVGLGPGDPELLTLKAVESLKNAYKVYVPGPMAANLVAPYAESEILEFPMLTDYDVLNAIWKKNADMLAEESKDNLVVFGLIGDPNFFSTFTHLKRVMKKFYPDVETATIPGISSITSFAAQTGAEVDSSFEVSDGSDSKYKIRLKASKPLEIIDTFEKEGFNKFTFCERLFSDKEVIITEREKIPEKGNYFSIIFAEKE
- a CDS encoding cytochrome c biogenesis CcdA family protein yields the protein MLEATSLTPIAAFFAGIVSVLSPCVLPLLPIVLAYSTGESKLRPLAIIAGLTISFTTMGIAASAFGEYLLPHLNELRILAELIIIFMGLSMLMEKDTLAFLSQYTGKIHAEGKGLFGGLAIGISLGIVWIPCVGPILASILTLVALESDVLYGITLLFTYSMGFAVPMTIIAYSAKLSGNMLGKLSEYDIELKKVAGIILIVVGLWMVYTNHIVGYV
- a CDS encoding 2,5-diamino-6-(ribosylamino)-4(3H)-pyrimidinone 5'-phosphate reductase; this encodes MERPFIFINSAMSADGKISTKERKQVKISGNIDFNRMDQLRAGSDAIMVGIGTVLADDPSLTVKSPELQDKRIKAGLDENPVRIIVDSNARTPIDADIFTKGKGKRIIIVSESASLKKIAELKEKADIIVAGKKKVHLPEAMQKLREQGIKQLMVEGGATLNWGMISSGLVDEIYTFVGNLIIGGKNSPTFVDGVGFPEKELLKLELMDAEKIEDGILLKWKVLQK
- the cobJ gene encoding precorrin-3B C(17)-methyltransferase, coding for MVGSQSQSQSEAKGKLYIIGIGPGSVEQLTVKARDVILTSDYIVGNGTYLDQMASLLDKQEIVRSAMGKEVDRSRKAVELAQENVVSMISGGDANIYGMAGLVLEVAEHAGLNVEIEVLPGVTAITAAASVLGAPIVNDMCTVSLSDLLTPWGVIEKRLDAAASADFVMSLYNPKSRQRKSNFSKAIEIIRRHKDDSVPVGLVKNALRDKDQDYIVTTLGEVMEHNDWVDMSTTILITTNDSRIWESEYGKRIITPRGYHRKYDY
- a CDS encoding cobalamin biosynthesis protein CbiG, which produces MYDKSVFKKAFEQYDAIVAVFATGIVVREIAPLIEDKWKDPAVIVVDSNMNFAIPLLGGHHGGNEIVRKIAEIGPVPVVTTATEVHHRNSVEGIAKSLGCDIVNKPSTVQVNCALLDEDVEVLEIKGPKIVIVGDDVSVLKKEKAENA
- a CDS encoding precorrin-8X methylmutase, whose amino-acid sequence is MTTESKKTDTSIEELVEMTTEIDPELVGICTDLGSQTDEAKAIYMTSRNIAKKLVGDDTIEDKVRQRCVTSTGDPAVADLMRFVNDPIKAGVEAIKKGAPILVDINMVKAGITKRGHNCEIICVLDKDEDAELARKHGITRTAAGFLKCKDILEGSIVAIGNAPSAAFAVCRMIEHGIKPAIVVGTPVGFVNAAESKEVVRGAAVPSITCVGTRGGTPMAVACVNELVAIANDDECVID
- the cobM gene encoding precorrin-4 C(11)-methyltransferase — its product is MTNKKVYFVGSGPGNAKYITVMGKELLEGADLVIYAGSLVNPEVLNYSKGEKIDSYGLTLDETNKLIVDNLEAGKKVVRLHSGDPSLYGSIVEQIEELKKFDVVVEIIPGVSSVFATAAALQTQLTLNEVSETLIITRPAGKTLEKDQIKELSRHNATMAVFLGTQKIEQIMEKVEYAPDTPVAVVFHASWPDQKIIKGTVADIAGKVKEAGIIRSAMILIGGVVDPVDYGNYGRSYLYGVAQEPLS
- a CDS encoding thioredoxin family protein — protein: MNKIILPAVAIIAVLFIVVGLVGDNKAAEDSAIITVTNIQQLNDALAEGPVLVEIGSDICPACIALKPIIADIANDYEGTATVMYINTKETGAIAASFNIYSIPDSFVIAERSDNGYIYMGVNGQTTTDRNRARFIGLTTKKTLKSVLDAAIEYRQ
- a CDS encoding cobalamin biosynthesis protein; its protein translation is MIIGIGARRGINSQEAIDAINNALAEAGRSIDDVHALASAKLKENEAGLHEAAEILGIGITFIDHDELNTYDAPSASQAKRFGLRGVAEPAALALSDKKELILRKKVYGRVTIAIAE